The following are encoded in a window of Chthoniobacterales bacterium genomic DNA:
- a CDS encoding copper oxidase yields the protein MTDTRLTRRRFFSGAAALAGGIAVAQRVFGAEAMDHSQMATPQSDTDDRYRPVITPNGMSLPWKMVDGVKVFHLIAEPVRREFAPGLVADCWGYNGMVHGPTIEAVEGDRVRIYVTNKLPAATTVHWHGVLVPSGMDGVGGLSQKAIQPQETFRYEFDLIQHGTLMYHSHHDEMTQMGLGLMGMFVIHPKEEKRPDRDFAIMLSEWKIVPGTTRPDPNEMTDFNVLTMNARVFPGTAPLVVKKGDHVRIRLGNLSAMDHHPIHLHGYYFRITATDGGDVPESAQHPDTTVLVAVGQTRTIEFVANNPGDWAMHCHMTHHVMNQMGHGNPNLIGVEDTGAFDKKLRQKLLPGYMTMGSDGMGDMGDMGMAVPNNSLPMVGGEGPHDYITMGGMFTILKVRENLTSYDDPGWYENPPGTEATVAAAADLQRDGI from the coding sequence ATGACTGACACACGACTCACCCGCCGCCGTTTTTTCTCTGGAGCCGCCGCCCTCGCCGGAGGCATCGCCGTGGCTCAACGCGTCTTCGGCGCAGAAGCGATGGATCATTCCCAAATGGCGACGCCCCAGAGCGACACGGACGATCGGTATCGCCCCGTCATCACGCCCAATGGAATGTCACTCCCCTGGAAAATGGTCGATGGCGTGAAGGTTTTCCACCTCATCGCCGAGCCGGTGCGCCGGGAGTTTGCGCCGGGTTTGGTCGCCGATTGCTGGGGCTACAATGGCATGGTGCACGGGCCGACCATCGAGGCGGTCGAGGGAGATCGCGTGCGCATTTATGTAACGAACAAACTGCCCGCCGCGACCACGGTTCACTGGCATGGCGTGCTCGTCCCGAGCGGAATGGATGGCGTGGGCGGACTCAGCCAGAAAGCGATCCAGCCGCAGGAAACTTTTCGATACGAGTTCGATTTGATTCAGCATGGAACCCTGATGTATCACTCGCATCACGACGAAATGACCCAGATGGGCCTCGGCCTCATGGGGATGTTTGTCATTCACCCGAAGGAAGAAAAACGGCCCGACCGCGACTTCGCCATCATGCTCAGCGAATGGAAAATCGTCCCCGGCACCACGCGGCCCGATCCGAATGAGATGACCGATTTCAATGTCCTGACGATGAACGCCCGCGTCTTCCCCGGCACCGCTCCGCTCGTGGTCAAGAAGGGCGACCACGTCCGCATTCGCCTCGGAAACTTGAGCGCGATGGATCATCACCCAATCCACTTGCATGGTTATTATTTTCGGATCACCGCGACGGACGGCGGCGATGTGCCCGAGTCGGCGCAACATCCCGACACCACGGTTTTGGTCGCTGTGGGCCAGACACGCACGATTGAATTTGTGGCCAACAACCCCGGCGATTGGGCGATGCATTGTCACATGACGCACCATGTCATGAATCAAATGGGCCACGGCAACCCGAACCTCATCGGCGTGGAAGACACCGGTGCTTTCGACAAAAAACTGCGCCAGAAATTACTTCCGGGTTACATGACAATGGGCAGCGACGGCATGGGCGATATGGGAGACATGGGCATGGCCGTTCCCAACAACAGCCTGCCCATGGTTGGCGGCGAAGGTCCGCATGACTACATCACGATGGGTGGAATGTTCACCATTTTGAAAGTGCGCGAAAACCTCACCAGCTATGATGATCCCGGCTGGTATGAAAACCCGCCCGGCACCGAGGCCACCGTGGCCGCGGCAGCCGATCTGCAAAGAGACGGCATTTGA
- a CDS encoding TolC family protein, which produces MKRIVLALLAVSSVQAVDVVDEALQGKLSQRITWVKSSRENGQIALKVHSLLQETLTPDSAAQIALLNNAGLQGKYEALGISQSDIAAAGLLKNPSLTAQSRWADRGAKNTNLEFSYSQDIADLFLNPLRKKLATLAYNGAQLALADDVLKLVSETKTAFYELQAAMQLLAHEELVVESNEASAEFAKKQREAGNITRLRLVQQQAIHSKSRLAVAQSRAEISQKREALNRLLGLWGTATNWKIAAKLPLLPKREIPLQNVESVAVSRRTDLEIGRAQLTLAATSLGIQGKTRMFPSSIRLGVDYERDIDGTQMAGPNIEVELPIFNNGLPELARRRAEFKQAQWALQGRAIDVRSEAREARDGLIAARDLAEFYRDELLPQQQEIVKGTQLEYNGMLTGFYELIRARQDELEAERGSVETLRDYWISRCKLEAALGGSLDVLTTDHSKD; this is translated from the coding sequence GGCGGTGTCTTCCGTGCAGGCAGTCGACGTCGTGGATGAGGCGTTGCAGGGGAAACTTTCCCAGCGCATCACCTGGGTCAAATCCAGCCGCGAAAACGGGCAGATCGCACTGAAAGTCCACTCACTTTTGCAGGAGACCCTCACGCCCGACAGCGCCGCCCAGATCGCTTTGCTGAACAACGCCGGGTTGCAGGGAAAATACGAAGCCCTCGGCATTTCCCAATCCGACATTGCCGCCGCCGGGCTCTTAAAAAATCCATCGCTCACCGCGCAAAGCCGCTGGGCCGATCGCGGGGCCAAAAACACCAATCTGGAGTTTTCCTATTCTCAGGACATCGCCGATTTATTTCTCAATCCTCTCCGCAAAAAACTGGCGACGCTCGCTTACAACGGAGCCCAACTCGCCCTCGCCGACGATGTATTGAAACTCGTCTCGGAAACGAAAACGGCGTTTTACGAATTGCAGGCGGCGATGCAACTCCTCGCTCACGAAGAACTGGTCGTGGAATCCAACGAAGCTTCCGCCGAATTCGCCAAAAAACAGCGCGAAGCGGGCAACATCACCCGCCTGCGCCTCGTGCAGCAACAGGCGATCCACTCCAAATCGCGTCTCGCAGTGGCCCAAAGCCGGGCGGAAATCAGCCAGAAACGCGAGGCGCTGAATCGCCTGCTCGGACTCTGGGGCACCGCGACGAATTGGAAAATAGCCGCCAAGCTCCCGCTTTTGCCGAAGCGCGAAATCCCTTTGCAAAACGTGGAAAGCGTCGCCGTTTCCCGTCGCACCGATCTGGAAATTGGCCGGGCTCAACTCACGCTTGCCGCGACGAGTCTTGGGATTCAAGGCAAGACGCGGATGTTCCCGTCGAGCATTCGGCTGGGAGTGGATTACGAGCGCGATATCGATGGAACTCAAATGGCCGGCCCGAATATCGAAGTCGAGTTGCCGATTTTTAACAATGGACTCCCCGAACTGGCTCGTCGTCGCGCTGAATTCAAGCAAGCGCAATGGGCGTTGCAAGGTCGCGCCATCGACGTGCGTTCCGAGGCGCGGGAGGCACGCGATGGCTTGATCGCCGCCCGCGATCTGGCGGAGTTTTACCGCGACGAATTGCTTCCGCAGCAACAGGAAATCGTGAAGGGCACGCAACTCGAATACAACGGCATGCTGACGGGGTTCTATGAACTCATTCGCGCGCGGCAGGATGAATTGGAAGCCGAGCGCGGCAGCGTCGAAACCCTGCGCGATTACTGGATTTCCCGCTGCAAACTGGAAGCCGCTCTCGGTGGCAGCCTCGATGTTCTCACCACCGACCATTCCAAAGACTGA